One window of the Daphnia pulex isolate KAP4 chromosome 8, ASM2113471v1 genome contains the following:
- the LOC124199568 gene encoding putative nuclease HARBI1: MSRTTFQDILTEFGESVDVRHRGEQNEVPFSLKFLVTIWWLGNQETFRQIADRFGTTRGMIDTTEILIKQPLRHLAAYTNRKSTTSVKIQGVCDSRKCFLDISAGWPGSMHAARIYGMSSLSGAINEKLAGTNFYILGDSAYPLSARLMKPYRNDGFLNQAQINYNNQHSQQRSTIECTFALLKGKWRKLKYLDVTNLSIIPHILVATCVLHNYVVDVEGDEWYDDDFDNNSDDEFQFNENVSDEDEEDIATALRNRIGASL, encoded by the exons ATGTCACGAACTACTTTCCAG GatattttgacagaatttgGGGAAAGTGTAGATGTTAGACATCGTGGAGAACAGAACGAAGTTCCCTTTTCTCTCAAATTCCTAGTAACCATATGGTGGCTAGGGAATCAGGAAACTTTCCGCCAAATTGCTGATAGGTTTGGAACTACCAGAG GGATGATTGACACAACGGAGATATTAATAAAACAACCTTTAAGGCATTTGGCAGCCTATACCAATCGGAAATCCACGACATCAGTAAAAATACAGGGTGTATGTGACTCTAGGAAATGTTTCTTGGACATAAGTGCAGGCTGGCCTGGTTCTATGCACGCTGCCAGGATTTATGGCATGTCATCACTTTCTGGTgctataaatgaaaaattagcTGGCACAAATTTCTACATACTAGGAGACTCTGCATATCCCCTGAGTGCACGACTGATGAAACCATACAGAAATGATGGTTTCCTAAACCAG GCACAGATCAACTACAACAACCAGCATAGCCAGCAACGATCTACAATTGAATGTACGTTCGCGTTGCTTAAGGGGAAATGGCGGAAACTTAAATATTTAGACGTTACCAATTTGTCTATTATTCCCCATATTCTTGTTGCCACTTGTGTATTGCACAATTATGTGGTGGATGTTGAAGGTGATGAATGGTACGATGACGATTTTGATAATAACAGTGACGacgaatttcaatttaatgaaAACGTGTCTgatgaagatgaggaagatATCGCTACAGCATTACGAAATAGAATTGGGGCCTCtttataa